In Desulfoferula mesophila, the genomic window CACAGAGCCGGCGAAGGTTAGCCCCACCTGCATGACCAGGGCCAAGTGGTCCCAAACGGCTCGCGGTGGTCTAGTCAGCATGATGACCAGCTTCTGATACTTAAAGGTTTAGCGGGCTGACTAGGCATTAATAGACCTGACACTTTTGCATGTCAAGGACAAAGTGCAAACCTGCACAAACCAATCCCTAGCGCCTAGCTGAGCGGGGACATTTCGCCTTGTACCCTCTTTTCGCCTTATGATAACCTGATCCTGCCGAGGGTAACCGGCTTGAGGGGGGCCGGGGATTCAGCGGCACAACTACAGTCAGTCGGCAATTTGGTTTAGCGGGGAGTGCTCCCGCGGGGATTGGGAGGATTAGCATGGGAGAAAAGCGTGTTGCCCGAGTTACCGAAATCGTGGCCGCCAGTCCGGTTAGCCTGGACGACGCCATCAAGGTTGGCTTCGAACGGGCCACTCGCACCCTCAGGGGCATCACCGGCATGAAGGTGGTGGAGCAGCGCGTTTCGGTGATGGAGAACCAGATCTCCGAATACCGGGTCCGCCTGGAAGTGATTTTCGTCCTCGAGGCCTGAGTTAGCGGCCGCAACGATTAAATCCAGCACCCCTCGCCACATTCGGCTTCCCCGGTTTGCCGGGGAGGCCTTTGATCTCCTTATGGCCGCAGCGTGAACACCCCTCCATACCAAGACCTTTATATCTATGAGATTTTGGGAGACGCCCGCGCCCAGGCCCATGGTTTGGGCCCCCACTACCTGGGCCTGTGGCTGGAGGGCGACACCTCCTTTTTGTTCTTTTCGGCCCCAGCCGCCCAGGAGGTGGAGCGTCTGCTGGCCCCGGGCGGCCTTAGTCTGCGCCAGCGCCACGAGCTGACCTACGAGCAGTGGCAGGGCGGCCTGGAGATCAAGCCCTGGCTGGTGGGCGACCTGTTTTTCTGCCCGGCCTGGAGCCCGGTCCCCCCGCCCGCCGGGGCCCGCCGCCTGCTCATAGACCCCGGCCTGGTCTTCGGCTCGGGCCTGCACCCCACCACCCGCCACTGCCTGGAGCTGTTGTGGCTGCGCCGCCAACGGGCCCCCCTGGGGCGGGTGTTGGATTTGGGCTGCGGGACCGGCATCTTGGCCCTGGCCGCCGCCGCCTGGGGAGCCGAGGAGGTCTTGGCGGTGGACCTGAACCCCCTGTGCGTGAGCACCACGGCCAACAACGCGCAATTAAACGGGATGGAGCTGAAAACCGTGGAGGGCGCGGCGGGGGACTTTCTCGATCGACCCGCCGGCCTGGTGCTGGCCAACCTGCCCTGGGCGGTGCAGGAGGAGCTCTGGGCCGCGCCCCGGGTTTTGGACGGTTTTCCCCAGCTCATCCTCTCGGGGGTGATGCGCTCCCAGGTGGGCAAGCTAGAAGACCTTCTGCGCTCGCGGTCCTATGCCATAACCCAGCGTAGGGAGGCGGATTTCACCTGGTTCAGCCTCTGGGCCCACTACTCCACCGCTATCGCCTGAACATGACGGCCCAAATCGGCCGCCGCGCTCAGTCGGGGGCCCTGGCGGCCCGCCAAGCTGAGCAACCGCTCAGGCAATTTTTCTGTAACTATGCCGTTACAGGCGCAAAAAACCCCACATTCAGCCGTTGACAAGCCGCCCGGGTGGTGGTAGAGCCATATCTACTAGTGATCTGACGGAGGATCTGACCCATGAGGCGAAAAACAACTAACGGCAAGGCCAAACCGGCTCACCAAACCGCTTCCTTCCGCTCCGCCTCCCTTCTTGGCGCCATCCTCGGCGTATTGTTGTTGGTACCCTCCGTAATTATCCTGCCCCTCTAGGGGCCGCAACCACTTTACCGACATCCTGATTTTTTAATCACAGGCCGTCGGGCCCCCCGCAAGGCTATGCCCTCGGGGGCCGGCCGCCGCAAGTTTTCCGGACTTGGGTCTTGAACCGCCGGAAAGCCCCCAAGGGGAGAAAACGCGTTATGAGCTTACCCAGCGATCAAGTGAAGAAGGGCGCCGCCCGAGCCCCCCAGCGTTCCCTGCTCCGGGCCCTGGGCCTTAACGACGACGACATGTCCCGCCCCCTGGTGGGCATCGCCAACTCCTACAACACCGTGGTGCCGGGCCACATGCACCTGGACCGCCTGGCCAAGCTGGCCGCCGACGGCGTGCGCGAGGCCGGGGCCACCCCCATGGAGTTCAACACCATCGGCATCTGCGACGGCCTGGCCATGGGCCACGCCGGCATGCACGCCTCCCTGCCCAGCCGGGAGCTGGTGGCCGACAGCGTGGAGATGATGGCCCTGGCCCACGGCTTCGACGCCCTGGTCTTGATCGCCTCCTGCGACAAGATCGTGCCCGGCATGCTCATGGCCGCCTGCCGCCTCAACCTGCCGGCGGTCATCCTCACCGGCGGGCCCATGGCCGCGGGCGAGCTGGATGGCAAGCTGGTGGATCTGATCTCCGTGTTCGAAGGGGTGGCCAAGCACCAGTCCGGCCAGTGGAACGACGAGCAGCTGGCCGCCCTGGAGTGCGCCGCCTGTCCCGGCCCCGGCTCCTGCTCGGGCATGTTCACCGCCAATACCATGGCCTGCCTGTGCGAGGCCCTGGGCCTGGCCCTGCCCGGCGGAGCCACCGCCCTGGCCCAGAGCCCCAGGCGGGCCGAGCTGGCCCAGGCCAGCGGCCGGGCCGCGGTGGCGGCGCTCAAGAAGAACCTGCGGCCCCTGGACATCCTTACTAAAGAGGCCTTCATCAACGCCTGCCGGGTGGACCTGGCCCTGGGCGGCTCCACCAACACCTGTCTGCACCTGCCGGCCATCGCCCACGAGGCACGGGCGGAGTTCGGCCTGGCGGACTTCGACCGATTGTCCAAAAAAACCCCGCATCTGTCCAAGTTGAGCCCGGCCGGGGATCTGCGCATCGAGCACCTGGACGCGGCCGGCGGGGTGGGCGCGGTGATGAAGGCCCTGGAGCCCCTGCTGGACACCACCTGCAAGGCGGTGGGCGGCGAGAGCATCGCCGACTATCTGGCCCCCCAACCGAGCGCCTACGAGGCCCTGGGCCAGCGGGTGATCAACACCCTGGAGGCGCCCCTGAGCCCCCAAGGCGGCATCGCGGTGCTATCGGGCAACCTGGCCCCCGACGGCTGCGTGGTCAAGGCGGCGGCGGTGGCTCCGGCCATGCGCGTCTTCTCCGGCCCGGCCCGGGTCTTCGACTGCGAGGAAGACGCGGTGGCCGCCTACAACGCCCAGGTCATCGAGCCCGGCGAGGTGATCGTGGTGCGCTACGAAGGCCCCGCCGGCGGACCGGGCATGCGCGAGATGCTGGCCCTGACCGCCCTGATCAGCGGCGGGCCCCTGGACGGCAAGGTGGCCCTGGTCACCGACGGGCGCTTCAGCGGAGGCAGCCGGGGAGCGGCCATCGGCCACGTATCCCCCGAAGCCGCCGCGGGAGGCCCCATGTGTCTTGTACAAAACGGCGACGTCATCGCCTTGGACCTCGACAACCGCAAGATCGAGCTCAAGGTCGAGGAGGCCGAACTGGAGCGCCGCCGCAAGGATTGGCGCAAGCCTGAAGCGAAATTCACCCGCGGAGCCCTGGTCCGCTACGCCGCCCTGGTGGGCAGCGCGGCCGGGGGAGCGGTCCTCAAGGGAAACTAAGCAATGAGCCCCTACAGCCAGAGAAGCAACGCGGCCCGCGACGAGCTGGGCCTGATGCTCGACAGACAGATCGGACTAACCCGCGCGAGCGGACAAAGCGCCAGCCCAAGGAGGGACGCCATGAATGCCCCAGCCAAACCCCAGGATCCCCAGGCCGCCTACACCGGTGCCGACGCGGTGGTGGCCTGCCTCAAACATCAAGGGGTGGAGGTCATTTTCGGCATGACCGGCGGCGTCATCTCGCCGGTTTACGACGCCCTTTTCCGCGACGGCAGCATCAAGCACGTCATCGTGGGCCATGAGCAGGGCGCCGCCCACATGGCCGAGGGCTACGCCCGGGCCACCGGCAAGGTGGGGGTGGTGATGACCACCTCCGGCCCCGGCGCCACCAACCTGGTCACCGGCCTGGCCGACGCCTTCATGGACTCCACCCCCATGGTGGCCATCACCGGCCAGGTGACCAGCAACCTGCTGGGCAACGACGCCTTCCAGGAGGCGGACATGCGCGGCATCACCATGCCCATCACCAAACACAACTACCAGATAACCAGCGTGGACGAGCTGCCCGGGGTGTTCGCCGAGGCCTTCTTCGTGGCCCTGTCCGGCCGCCCCGGCCCGGTCTTGATCGACCTGCCC contains:
- the ilvD gene encoding dihydroxy-acid dehydratase — translated: MSLPSDQVKKGAARAPQRSLLRALGLNDDDMSRPLVGIANSYNTVVPGHMHLDRLAKLAADGVREAGATPMEFNTIGICDGLAMGHAGMHASLPSRELVADSVEMMALAHGFDALVLIASCDKIVPGMLMAACRLNLPAVILTGGPMAAGELDGKLVDLISVFEGVAKHQSGQWNDEQLAALECAACPGPGSCSGMFTANTMACLCEALGLALPGGATALAQSPRRAELAQASGRAAVAALKKNLRPLDILTKEAFINACRVDLALGGSTNTCLHLPAIAHEARAEFGLADFDRLSKKTPHLSKLSPAGDLRIEHLDAAGGVGAVMKALEPLLDTTCKAVGGESIADYLAPQPSAYEALGQRVINTLEAPLSPQGGIAVLSGNLAPDGCVVKAAAVAPAMRVFSGPARVFDCEEDAVAAYNAQVIEPGEVIVVRYEGPAGGPGMREMLALTALISGGPLDGKVALVTDGRFSGGSRGAAIGHVSPEAAAGGPMCLVQNGDVIALDLDNRKIELKVEEAELERRRKDWRKPEAKFTRGALVRYAALVGSAAGGAVLKGN
- a CDS encoding dodecin family protein; protein product: MGEKRVARVTEIVAASPVSLDDAIKVGFERATRTLRGITGMKVVEQRVSVMENQISEYRVRLEVIFVLEA
- a CDS encoding 50S ribosomal protein L11 methyltransferase, with the protein product MNTPPYQDLYIYEILGDARAQAHGLGPHYLGLWLEGDTSFLFFSAPAAQEVERLLAPGGLSLRQRHELTYEQWQGGLEIKPWLVGDLFFCPAWSPVPPPAGARRLLIDPGLVFGSGLHPTTRHCLELLWLRRQRAPLGRVLDLGCGTGILALAAAAWGAEEVLAVDLNPLCVSTTANNAQLNGMELKTVEGAAGDFLDRPAGLVLANLPWAVQEELWAAPRVLDGFPQLILSGVMRSQVGKLEDLLRSRSYAITQRREADFTWFSLWAHYSTAIA